Proteins from one Mesotoga infera genomic window:
- the mbhE gene encoding Na(+)/H(+) antiporter subunit B translates to MKRIIAGIIALLFFFTVSIVLNTDSQTVSGVPRYGEFDLSERNSHSYVTKSVNDTLKEVKFGSTIDAETGSANFVTSIVVNYRSFDTLGEVTVLFLSATGVGLLLGGDKKRLLSPIKASPVVKTAAKIVSPLLLILGAYVFTHGHLTPGGGFPGGAIIAAAFLLLVMVDDEKRAPALLKVLEGSMGLAYILLGIGGLLISGSFLQNFLPTGVVGNLFSAGLIPIVYSLIGLKVGAELSGIVDDFVSEGGDNI, encoded by the coding sequence ATGAAAAGGATTATCGCCGGGATCATCGCTCTTCTCTTCTTCTTCACAGTGAGTATCGTACTCAATACCGATTCACAGACCGTTTCGGGAGTACCACGGTACGGAGAGTTTGATCTATCGGAAAGAAACTCTCATAGTTACGTTACTAAATCTGTAAACGATACTTTGAAAGAAGTGAAGTTCGGTTCAACCATCGATGCTGAAACCGGTTCGGCCAACTTCGTCACTTCGATCGTCGTTAATTACAGGTCCTTCGATACGCTTGGCGAAGTTACGGTTTTGTTCCTCTCGGCAACAGGCGTTGGTCTTCTACTGGGTGGAGACAAAAAGCGTCTTCTAAGTCCAATCAAAGCCAGCCCAGTCGTAAAAACAGCGGCCAAAATCGTTTCTCCTCTCCTGCTGATACTCGGGGCTTATGTTTTCACACACGGTCATTTAACTCCCGGTGGCGGGTTCCCGGGTGGCGCGATTATAGCAGCTGCCTTTCTGCTTCTTGTGATGGTCGATGATGAGAAACGTGCTCCGGCTTTGCTAAAAGTCCTGGAAGGTTCTATGGGACTAGCTTATATTTTGCTGGGAATCGGGGGTCTGTTGATTTCCGGTTCGTTTCTGCAGAACTTTCTCCCGACCGGGGTTGTCGGAAATCTTTTCAGCGCCGGTCTGATCCCAATCGTCTATTCTCTTATAGGATTGAAAGTTGGGGCAGAGCTTTCAGGAATTGTGGACGATTTCGTTTCGGAAGGGGGCGATAATATATGA
- a CDS encoding sodium:proton antiporter — translation MIQYFSLLLTAIGIYGLLSQKNLVKLIVSLNIAEIGVNLFIVSIGYIEKGLVPILSSENNSSTLLFVDPLPQALVLTSIVIGVGITALALAIIVTINHSKGTIDIDELIERGGAEE, via the coding sequence ATGATCCAGTACTTCTCTTTGTTGTTGACGGCCATAGGTATCTACGGCCTCCTTTCGCAGAAGAATCTTGTGAAGCTGATAGTATCTCTGAATATCGCCGAGATAGGTGTAAATCTCTTTATAGTCTCGATAGGCTATATAGAAAAAGGGTTAGTCCCTATACTTTCATCTGAGAACAATTCATCGACGCTGCTCTTTGTCGACCCTCTTCCTCAGGCACTCGTTCTGACATCCATAGTGATCGGCGTGGGTATTACTGCTCTGGCACTTGCAATAATAGTTACTATAAACCATTCTAAGGGAACGATAGATATCGATGAACTGATAGAACGAGGAGGTGCTGAAGAATGA
- a CDS encoding complex I subunit 5 family protein: MNPVWLIAVPLALAFISTFANRISNWLLFLSAIFNAVAGVFLSFSSGTVSYSIGGWRSPFGIDLIVTDATRILLPVANILFFFAVIIHLSKKRALEKFSVVYTISLASLNGILLTNDLFNLFVFLEIAGVAAYLLAMTGKEGESKVAAFKYLLLGSVGSLLYLLGVAVLYAAAGTLNISAIATKVSDGLLNGDVMLVSSLLMIAGLGVESKLVPFNGWVPGVFTKSSNMATLVLASVYPVAMISTFSRVILAVGDRRALDLVIVLGVATVLIGEVIAFKQRNLRSTLAYSSIAQSGLAIFLVGIGTVEALTASVMLIINNALAKFVLFSVDSYTTEELGADDLESLYGLGKVAPVAGLIFTVSALSISGMPLFLGFRAKLLAISSSFESLLVVPIVILLAAAIEITYYFRWIFALYRPYKGEERARLSLPLELMAIGVVLAAILVFLGSSSHETLMAFSKAGNAMVDAIITLGKNLIGGV; the protein is encoded by the coding sequence ATGAATCCCGTCTGGCTCATAGCCGTACCTTTAGCACTGGCTTTTATCAGCACTTTCGCAAATAGGATATCGAACTGGCTGCTTTTTCTTTCGGCTATCTTCAATGCAGTTGCGGGCGTCTTTCTCTCTTTTTCTTCGGGCACCGTGAGCTACTCTATCGGTGGCTGGAGAAGCCCTTTCGGCATCGATCTGATCGTGACAGACGCGACGAGAATACTCCTTCCTGTGGCAAATATCCTTTTCTTTTTCGCAGTTATCATACACTTAAGTAAGAAGAGGGCTTTGGAAAAGTTTTCGGTCGTCTATACGATTTCGTTAGCCTCGCTGAACGGAATTCTCCTCACAAACGATCTCTTCAATCTCTTTGTTTTTCTCGAAATCGCAGGGGTCGCCGCCTACCTATTAGCCATGACGGGCAAGGAAGGAGAGAGTAAGGTCGCCGCTTTCAAGTATCTATTGCTCGGTTCAGTAGGTTCGCTGCTGTATCTTCTCGGAGTTGCCGTGCTTTATGCCGCTGCGGGGACTCTCAACATCTCAGCGATAGCTACAAAGGTTTCAGATGGTCTGTTGAACGGCGATGTTATGCTCGTATCTTCTTTGCTGATGATAGCGGGCCTGGGAGTTGAGTCGAAGTTGGTACCTTTCAACGGCTGGGTACCGGGGGTTTTTACGAAATCATCGAATATGGCCACTCTGGTTCTCGCTTCAGTTTATCCTGTCGCCATGATCTCAACCTTCAGCAGGGTCATATTGGCGGTGGGGGACCGGCGTGCTCTAGATCTGGTAATCGTTCTGGGTGTTGCGACGGTTCTAATCGGAGAAGTTATTGCCTTCAAACAAAGGAATTTGAGATCAACACTCGCCTATTCGAGCATTGCTCAATCGGGTCTTGCAATCTTCCTGGTCGGTATAGGAACTGTCGAGGCGTTGACTGCAAGCGTTATGTTGATCATAAATAATGCCCTCGCCAAATTCGTTCTCTTCTCGGTGGACAGCTACACTACCGAAGAACTGGGTGCAGATGACCTGGAAAGCCTTTACGGCCTGGGAAAGGTGGCGCCCGTTGCCGGGTTGATTTTTACAGTATCGGCTCTTTCGATATCGGGAATGCCCCTCTTTTTGGGGTTCAGAGCGAAGCTTCTTGCGATCTCCTCAAGCTTCGAGTCGTTGCTCGTAGTTCCGATCGTGATTTTGCTGGCCGCGGCGATAGAGATAACTTACTACTTCAGGTGGATTTTCGCCCTTTATAGACCTTATAAAGGAGAGGAGAGGGCAAGGCTTTCTCTTCCGCTGGAGTTAATGGCGATAGGCGTTGTTCTTGCAG